Proteins encoded in a region of the Flavobacterium sp. MDT1-60 genome:
- a CDS encoding SDR family oxidoreductase translates to MSKLSNKVTVVTGGNSGIGFGIAKAFKKAGAFGTVTGRNEVTLNNTVEALGDHFIGVTGDVTNNNDLENIFKKTFDKFGKIDVLVVNAGGIVDGVPMGSINDATEESYDSYMDLNLKSAYFTVQKSLPYLNDGASIILIGSSAAHRAAPGMAIYAAAKAAIISLAKGLSLDLLSRKIRVNALSPGSIDTPVFGKIVPQEQLEQVKQLWIDITPVGRQGLPSDIGNAAVFLASDESAFIVGTEILSDGGLTNISLMK, encoded by the coding sequence ATGAGTAAATTAAGCAATAAAGTAACCGTAGTTACAGGTGGTAACAGCGGTATAGGTTTTGGCATTGCAAAAGCATTTAAAAAGGCAGGCGCTTTCGGGACTGTTACCGGAAGAAATGAAGTAACCTTAAATAACACTGTAGAAGCATTAGGTGACCATTTTATTGGTGTTACAGGTGATGTAACGAATAACAATGATTTGGAAAATATATTCAAAAAAACATTTGATAAATTTGGAAAGATTGATGTACTGGTAGTGAATGCAGGCGGAATTGTAGATGGTGTCCCAATGGGTTCTATAAACGATGCTACAGAAGAGAGTTATGATAGCTATATGGATTTGAATTTGAAGAGTGCTTATTTTACAGTTCAAAAGTCACTACCGTATTTAAACGACGGAGCTTCCATCATACTTATCGGTTCGAGTGCAGCACATCGCGCTGCGCCGGGTATGGCAATATATGCTGCAGCAAAAGCGGCTATAATATCATTAGCAAAAGGTTTATCATTGGACTTATTGTCCAGGAAAATACGCGTAAATGCACTTTCACCCGGTTCTATTGACACGCCTGTATTTGGAAAAATTGTACCTCAGGAACAGTTGGAACAGGTAAAACAACTTTGGATAGATATTACGCCTGTTGGCCGACAAGGACTTCCATCTGATATTGGGAACGCTGCTGTATTTTTAGCATCAGATGAATCGGCTTTTATAGTGGGTACTGAAATCTTATCTGATGGAGGTTTAACTAATATTAGCCTGATGAAATAA
- a CDS encoding outer membrane beta-barrel protein, with amino-acid sequence MKAITTSILILFSSLFANAQQTTVSGKVKDNTSKETLPYVTVTVKDNALKTILVGVTDDRGAFSLEALPSGKMTITFSFIGYQNHSQPLEIISGKPKIELGTIGLSTDAVQLNAVEINGQKTNVSLKLDKKVFEVGKDVLSQNGSAHDVLNGVPSVAVSPTGAISLRGNSSVLVLINGRQSGLTQSNALDQIAADQIERIEVITNPSSRYDASGSAGIINIILKKNKKSGFSGQVRLVAGSPNDSRLNPGINFKSDKINIFSNFSIRSSDYVGLYTTNQSTVNNGATTFLNHVQNEDRHDDGKLIYLGADYFIDEHRTITTAFLKNATNDNDKTNLFYEYSNANNAQDSILTREGKSWEKRDYNQLEFNYTQTFKQPAKKWTIDAQYDWWNSDKNWNLSTQRLYPDQSVYPGIRTSSIGNSKDLLLQSDFIQPIDTVSVFEFGIKTEIRRVSSEFLAEQQQENIWLIYQNIDNDLKYTETISSAYAQFSNKAGKFNYMAGLRTEFTRISITDIKNTYNDDKKYGKLFPTVNLSYKLDASTLQLNYSKRINRPSLYALYPFNELTDLNSQYIGNPDLNPSYTDVFELAFLKTWKKLTLNPSVYYQWESGYIQDFTYRENDIFYTTPINIQHEIRSGVELSTLYNPLKWLQVNIEMNFYHFSQKGSYQEEDLDYEGKTFTGRLSTQIKLPSKFSFQGRYNFRGAQQNAQTRNNALQSLDFGLSKILLKDKATIVFDVTNAFNLRQNKSTTTGTDYYFTENSIPNAARYRLSFVYRFNLTDQKGIRQANSANRN; translated from the coding sequence ATGAAAGCCATAACAACCAGTATTTTAATTTTATTTAGTTCTCTTTTTGCCAACGCTCAGCAAACTACTGTTTCTGGTAAAGTGAAGGATAATACTAGCAAAGAAACATTGCCTTATGTAACCGTGACGGTAAAAGACAATGCCTTAAAAACAATACTGGTTGGTGTTACTGATGATCGTGGGGCTTTTAGTTTAGAAGCATTACCTTCTGGTAAAATGACGATTACCTTTAGTTTTATTGGGTATCAAAATCATAGTCAGCCATTAGAAATTATTTCGGGTAAACCAAAAATAGAATTAGGAACTATTGGTTTATCTACCGATGCAGTACAATTGAATGCAGTAGAGATTAATGGACAAAAAACAAATGTTAGCTTAAAACTGGATAAAAAAGTTTTTGAAGTTGGCAAAGATGTACTTTCCCAGAATGGTTCTGCTCATGATGTTCTAAATGGCGTTCCATCCGTAGCGGTAAGCCCAACAGGTGCAATAAGTCTCCGTGGCAATAGCAGCGTATTGGTATTAATCAACGGACGTCAATCTGGCTTAACACAAAGCAATGCCCTCGACCAGATCGCTGCCGACCAAATTGAGCGTATAGAAGTAATTACGAATCCGTCATCCAGATATGATGCTTCCGGATCAGCAGGAATCATCAATATCATCTTAAAGAAAAACAAAAAAAGTGGTTTTAGCGGTCAGGTACGATTGGTAGCGGGGTCACCAAATGATAGCCGTCTTAATCCAGGCATCAACTTTAAATCAGATAAAATTAACATCTTTTCAAATTTTAGTATACGTTCTTCTGATTATGTTGGTTTATACACAACGAATCAGTCAACAGTTAATAATGGTGCAACAACTTTTCTGAATCATGTCCAGAACGAAGACCGCCATGACGATGGTAAATTGATTTACCTTGGCGCTGATTATTTTATTGATGAACATCGCACGATTACTACCGCTTTTTTAAAGAATGCTACAAACGATAATGATAAAACAAATCTATTTTACGAGTACAGTAATGCTAACAACGCTCAGGATAGTATTTTGACCAGAGAAGGAAAATCATGGGAGAAACGAGATTACAACCAATTAGAGTTTAATTATACCCAGACATTTAAACAACCGGCAAAAAAATGGACTATAGATGCTCAGTATGATTGGTGGAACAGCGATAAAAACTGGAATCTTTCAACACAGCGTTTATATCCGGATCAATCAGTTTATCCCGGTATTAGAACAAGCTCAATAGGCAATAGCAAGGATTTGCTTTTACAAAGTGATTTTATTCAGCCAATTGATACTGTCTCGGTATTTGAATTCGGAATTAAAACAGAAATTCGTAGAGTCTCCAGCGAATTTTTGGCTGAACAGCAGCAAGAGAATATTTGGCTCATCTACCAAAATATTGATAATGATCTTAAGTACACCGAGACTATTTCGAGTGCATATGCGCAATTTAGCAACAAAGCGGGCAAGTTTAATTATATGGCTGGCCTTCGTACCGAGTTTACAAGGATTTCTATCACAGATATAAAAAACACTTATAATGACGATAAAAAATACGGAAAGCTGTTTCCTACGGTAAATTTAAGTTATAAGCTTGATGCTTCAACTTTACAGTTAAATTATAGCAAGCGCATTAATCGTCCATCTTTGTACGCCTTATATCCTTTTAATGAACTGACGGATTTAAATTCGCAATATATTGGCAATCCGGATCTTAATCCTTCTTATACGGATGTTTTTGAACTGGCTTTTCTTAAAACATGGAAAAAACTAACCTTAAATCCTTCTGTTTATTATCAATGGGAAAGCGGTTACATTCAGGATTTTACTTATCGTGAGAATGATATATTTTATACAACGCCAATTAATATTCAGCATGAAATACGCAGTGGGGTTGAACTTTCGACTCTATACAATCCGCTAAAATGGCTACAGGTGAATATAGAAATGAATTTTTATCATTTTTCGCAAAAAGGAAGTTATCAGGAAGAAGACCTTGATTACGAAGGAAAAACTTTTACAGGACGTTTAAGCACGCAAATTAAATTGCCGTCAAAATTTAGTTTTCAGGGTCGATATAACTTTCGTGGCGCACAGCAAAATGCACAAACGAGAAACAATGCATTGCAATCATTGGATTTTGGCTTGAGTAAGATCTTATTAAAAGACAAGGCGACAATTGTATTTGATGTTACTAATGCTTTTAACTTACGCCAAAATAAAAGTACCACAACCGGTACAGATTATTATTTTACTGAAAACAGTATTCCCAACGCTGCGCGCTACCGACTAAGTTTTGTTTATCGTTTTAACCTGACAGATCAAAAAGGAATTAGACAAGCCAATAGTGCCAATCGTAATTAA
- a CDS encoding SDR family NAD(P)-dependent oxidoreductase, whose product MSKLKNKVAIVTGASKGIGASIAKYFAAEGAKVVVNYASNKEDAEKVVKFITDNGGTAIAVQGDVSKKSDVTKLFEETKKAFGILDILVNNAGIYQYSPIEETSEESFHQQFNVNVLGSILAIQASLKSFGDKGGNIINISSGASNTPLPTGSVYSATKAALDAITISLSKEFSGRNIRINSILPGVVETEGSHSAGFIGSDFEAKLVATTPLGRTGQPEDIAKVAVFLASDDAAWITGEKISVSGGIYGL is encoded by the coding sequence ATGAGCAAATTAAAAAACAAAGTAGCGATAGTTACAGGTGCATCAAAAGGAATTGGTGCTTCTATTGCTAAATATTTCGCAGCCGAAGGCGCAAAAGTGGTGGTGAATTACGCATCAAATAAAGAAGATGCAGAAAAAGTAGTAAAATTTATAACCGATAACGGAGGAACCGCAATTGCAGTTCAGGGCGATGTTTCTAAAAAATCAGATGTGACAAAACTTTTTGAAGAAACAAAAAAAGCTTTTGGCATATTGGATATTTTGGTTAATAATGCTGGTATTTATCAATACTCCCCTATTGAAGAAACTTCGGAGGAATCTTTTCATCAACAATTCAACGTTAACGTTTTAGGCTCTATACTCGCCATTCAGGCCTCTTTAAAATCGTTTGGAGATAAAGGTGGAAATATCATTAATATCAGTTCAGGAGCAAGTAATACGCCTCTTCCAACTGGATCCGTATATTCTGCAACCAAAGCGGCTCTGGATGCTATTACAATTTCCTTATCAAAAGAATTCAGCGGAAGAAATATCCGTATCAATTCTATTTTACCCGGCGTTGTAGAAACAGAAGGTTCGCATAGTGCCGGTTTTATTGGCAGCGATTTTGAAGCAAAACTTGTTGCCACAACTCCGCTTGGCCGTACCGGACAGCCTGAAGATATTGCAAAAGTAGCTGTATTTCTTGCCTCTGACGACGCAGCATGGATTACAGGAGAGAAAATTTCTGTTTCAGGAGGTATTTACGGATTATAA
- a CDS encoding YheT family hydrolase yields MPVIEQSEYNFPSIMHRNRHISTIYAALFKKFDVPGYTREKHELSDGDFINIDFIIDDPKKAVILCHGLEGDSRRTYNNSCAAYFQQKSFSVFAWNNRTCGGEMNRLPRLYHHGAVDDLDEVVQFVLKKGFEEVYLIGYSMGGVQLLNYFGWTKIDERIKAGVSISVPTHIATSAAILKQGFNRVYLKNFTIDIKKKLKYKAAQFPDFINRDQIDSISSFDEVDHYFTAPLHGFASRDDYYQRVSPEFSLKNITTPVLIINSLDDPFLGERCYPRAIAQDSAYVYLETPKYGGHCAFPLRNSMYSYAEKRAYEFFKSYK; encoded by the coding sequence ATGCCAGTAATTGAACAATCAGAATATAATTTCCCTTCGATTATGCATCGGAACAGGCACATTTCTACTATTTATGCTGCTTTGTTTAAAAAGTTTGATGTTCCGGGATATACAAGAGAAAAGCATGAGTTGAGTGACGGAGATTTTATCAATATTGATTTTATTATAGATGATCCTAAAAAAGCAGTGATTTTATGTCACGGTTTAGAAGGAGATTCCCGCAGAACTTACAATAATAGCTGTGCGGCTTATTTTCAACAGAAAAGTTTTTCAGTTTTCGCATGGAACAATCGTACCTGCGGAGGAGAAATGAACCGCCTTCCAAGACTTTATCATCATGGTGCAGTTGATGATTTGGATGAAGTGGTGCAGTTTGTTTTGAAAAAAGGATTCGAAGAAGTCTATTTGATCGGATATTCAATGGGAGGTGTACAGCTCCTGAATTATTTTGGCTGGACAAAAATAGATGAGCGTATAAAAGCAGGAGTCTCTATTTCGGTTCCGACTCATATTGCAACAAGTGCTGCTATACTTAAACAAGGCTTTAACAGGGTCTATTTAAAGAATTTTACAATTGATATTAAAAAAAAGCTGAAATATAAAGCTGCACAATTTCCTGATTTTATAAACCGTGATCAAATTGACAGCATTTCTTCTTTTGATGAAGTCGATCATTATTTTACAGCACCGCTGCATGGTTTTGCCAGCCGGGATGATTATTATCAGCGTGTTTCTCCGGAATTTTCCCTTAAAAATATTACTACTCCGGTTTTAATCATTAATTCTCTGGATGATCCTTTTTTAGGTGAAAGATGTTACCCGAGAGCTATAGCTCAAGACAGTGCATACGTTTACCTTGAAACTCCTAAGTATGGAGGGCACTGTGCTTTTCCCTTGCGTAATTCAATGTATTCCTATGCAGAGAAAAGAGCCTATGAGTTTTTTAAATCCTACAAATAG
- a CDS encoding AraC family transcriptional regulator translates to MEHIIKVEKVSQYNDLKGVETQHPLISVFHNSATKALPNNTRMHFGFYAIFLKAGKCGELKYGRNNYDYDDGTMVFIAPAQVLEVNNPDDYQPTGMALLFHPDLIKGTSLGKQMSQYSFFSYDSHEALHLSLKEQQIIKDLFNKLQYELSQSIDKHTKSIIASNIELLLNYCIRFYDRQFITRENINTDILSKFENLLKDYFLTDTVQEIGLPSVGYFADHLHLSPNYFGDLIKKETGKTAQEHIQLKLINLAKERIFDTDKSISQIASELGFKYPQHFNRMFKKNTGYTPIEYRNLN, encoded by the coding sequence ATGGAACACATTATAAAAGTTGAAAAAGTTTCACAATACAATGATCTTAAAGGCGTTGAGACACAGCACCCTTTAATAAGTGTTTTCCATAATTCGGCAACAAAAGCACTGCCAAACAACACCCGCATGCATTTTGGTTTTTATGCCATTTTTTTAAAAGCCGGAAAATGCGGTGAATTAAAGTACGGACGAAATAATTATGATTATGATGATGGGACAATGGTTTTTATTGCTCCGGCGCAGGTTCTGGAAGTTAATAATCCGGATGACTACCAGCCTACAGGTATGGCACTTCTATTTCACCCTGACTTAATAAAAGGAACATCTCTGGGAAAACAAATGAGCCAATATTCTTTCTTTTCTTATGATTCCCACGAAGCCCTTCATCTCTCTTTAAAAGAGCAGCAGATTATTAAAGATTTATTTAATAAGTTACAATACGAACTAAGCCAGTCTATTGACAAACACACTAAAAGTATTATAGCCAGCAATATAGAACTACTGCTCAATTACTGTATTCGTTTTTATGACAGGCAGTTTATAACTCGTGAAAATATCAATACTGATATCCTGTCAAAATTTGAGAACTTATTAAAAGATTATTTCTTAACTGATACAGTACAGGAGATTGGTCTTCCATCAGTAGGATATTTTGCGGATCATTTACATCTTTCTCCAAATTATTTTGGTGATTTAATTAAAAAAGAAACTGGCAAAACAGCACAGGAACACATTCAATTGAAATTAATAAATCTTGCCAAAGAAAGAATTTTTGATACCGATAAATCAATCAGCCAAATAGCCTCCGAACTGGGTTTTAAATATCCACAACATTTTAATCGAATGTTTAAAAAGAATACTGGTTATACTCCTATTGAATATAGGAATCTCAATTAA
- a CDS encoding DNA/RNA non-specific endonuclease, with translation MLKVSKNQLQKETNQDVTDTLGLSVGPDESFEIATATGNSENSGVGNSIPSVTPEENQKRKENRKDMIASKAAEPVDFAYERAIGNNDSLYSNFIELIALTKRKVARIVIKENGKRTGFATGFMVSKELMLTNWHVFQNKDMATSSEAHFFYEYDNLGHPIDPVIFKMDNSKFYNNKELDYCFVGLAPKDVNNEYSLEDIGYLYLDRLIGKIGEVGVEKLNIIHHPLGDYKQLSIRENLFVGIDDIKIYYETDTAQGSSGSPVFNDQWQVVGLHHKSIARMTEDGKYYLDRHDNIIPEYDGKIDITKVVWLKNEGIRISTILKHVKEENPNDSIITAIEQLPQKETLTFSINGKLLNDRPIKNIEKQNIMETNTSNNIIISVPVDALSSENSIDISLSTKRIATNKTIEPQKGNSSSNELLLEAAKISKEDSIDFSSCRGYISDFLGKDKDVPLPMPQSGGDIEKEIALLKDKSMVLKYFNYSLIFNAVRRMPLISAVNVSGDPALRIDDSDRSDDWLRDARIDKMCQLDDKFYGHSNFDRGHMSRYQDAKWNIPASKENELRNGIYTCFYSNACPQVPGLNRAPGIWGKLEKAVLEKGVKKQTDSDEIKMSVFNGPIFNKKTDRIFRGVRTPMDFFKIIVWLDDEDNLKATAFKLSQKLLLGAIDFDESLLLDIEALDIDKVVEFKNYQCSIKSISEATEIDFKGLEKYDTFISNDGLDHSLLIDQESIVV, from the coding sequence ATGCTAAAAGTATCTAAAAATCAATTACAAAAAGAAACTAATCAGGATGTTACAGACACGTTGGGCTTGTCTGTAGGACCTGATGAAAGTTTTGAAATTGCTACAGCAACTGGTAATAGTGAAAACTCCGGTGTAGGTAACTCAATACCTTCTGTTACTCCTGAGGAAAATCAAAAGAGAAAAGAGAACAGGAAGGATATGATTGCTTCTAAAGCGGCTGAACCTGTAGATTTTGCTTATGAAAGGGCCATAGGAAATAATGATTCTTTGTATAGTAATTTTATTGAGCTAATTGCACTTACTAAAAGAAAGGTAGCCCGGATAGTGATTAAGGAAAATGGAAAAAGAACAGGTTTCGCTACTGGTTTTATGGTGTCTAAGGAACTTATGCTTACCAATTGGCATGTTTTTCAAAACAAGGATATGGCAACAAGCAGTGAAGCACATTTTTTTTATGAATATGATAATTTAGGACATCCTATTGATCCGGTTATATTTAAAATGGATAATTCTAAATTTTATAATAACAAAGAACTCGATTATTGTTTTGTAGGATTAGCACCTAAGGATGTAAACAATGAATATTCCTTAGAAGATATTGGTTATTTATATCTGGACAGGCTTATAGGTAAAATAGGAGAGGTGGGTGTTGAGAAACTTAATATTATTCATCATCCTTTAGGAGATTACAAGCAATTATCGATTAGAGAAAATTTGTTTGTTGGTATCGATGATATCAAAATTTACTATGAAACAGATACAGCCCAGGGAAGTAGTGGCAGTCCTGTATTTAATGACCAATGGCAGGTGGTAGGGCTTCACCATAAGAGTATAGCCAGAATGACTGAAGATGGTAAGTATTATCTGGATAGACATGATAACATAATCCCGGAATATGATGGTAAAATTGACATCACTAAAGTGGTTTGGCTTAAAAATGAAGGGATAAGAATAAGTACGATTTTAAAGCATGTGAAAGAAGAAAATCCAAATGATTCTATAATTACGGCGATTGAACAATTACCCCAAAAAGAAACTCTAACATTCTCAATAAATGGTAAACTGTTAAATGACAGACCAATAAAAAATATCGAAAAACAAAATATCATGGAAACCAATACTAGCAATAATATAATAATAAGCGTCCCTGTGGATGCTCTAAGCAGCGAAAATAGTATAGATATCAGTCTGTCAACTAAAAGAATAGCTACTAATAAAACTATAGAACCACAAAAAGGAAATAGTTCCAGTAATGAATTACTTCTGGAAGCAGCTAAAATAAGTAAAGAAGATAGTATTGATTTTAGTTCCTGCCGTGGCTATATTTCTGATTTTCTGGGAAAAGACAAAGATGTTCCTCTGCCAATGCCACAATCTGGAGGTGATATTGAAAAAGAAATAGCTTTGCTTAAAGATAAATCAATGGTATTAAAGTATTTTAATTACAGTCTCATTTTTAATGCTGTGAGAAGAATGCCTTTGATTAGCGCAGTTAATGTTTCGGGAGACCCTGCGTTACGCATAGATGATAGCGACCGCAGCGATGATTGGTTGCGTGATGCGAGAATTGATAAGATGTGTCAGCTGGATGATAAATTTTATGGTCATTCTAATTTTGACAGAGGACATATGAGTCGTTATCAGGATGCTAAGTGGAATATCCCTGCCTCAAAAGAAAATGAGTTGCGAAACGGTATCTATACGTGTTTTTATTCCAACGCATGTCCACAGGTCCCAGGACTAAATCGTGCACCCGGAATTTGGGGAAAACTTGAAAAAGCTGTGTTGGAAAAAGGAGTTAAAAAACAAACTGACAGTGATGAAATTAAAATGAGTGTTTTTAACGGACCAATTTTTAATAAAAAAACAGACAGAATATTTAGAGGCGTAAGAACGCCTATGGATTTTTTTAAAATAATTGTATGGCTGGACGATGAAGATAATTTGAAAGCAACAGCCTTTAAATTATCACAAAAACTACTGCTCGGAGCTATCGATTTTGATGAAAGTTTACTATTGGATATAGAAGCACTCGACATAGACAAGGTGGTAGAATTTAAAAATTACCAATGCAGCATTAAAAGTATAAGTGAAGCTACTGAAATTGATTTTAAGGGACTTGAAAAATATGATACTTTTATATCTAATGATGGTTTAGATCATTCACTACTGATTGATCAGGAATCTATAGTTGTTTAA
- the msrA gene encoding peptide-methionine (S)-S-oxide reductase MsrA, which yields MENLKKAYIAGGCFWGMEDLFRVRPGVRDTEVGYIGGQNDNPTYENHPGHAEGIEITYDSNETSYKELLDYFFRMHDPTTVDRQGNDRGSSYRSAIFIQNEEEKQIADEVINIVDQSGKWSGKIVTTLEPFTKFWPAEEYHQDYLIKHPNGYTCHFERFGTFL from the coding sequence ATGGAAAATTTGAAGAAAGCTTATATTGCCGGAGGATGTTTTTGGGGAATGGAAGACCTTTTTCGTGTACGCCCTGGAGTAAGGGACACAGAGGTTGGCTACATTGGTGGTCAAAATGATAATCCAACATACGAGAATCACCCGGGACATGCTGAAGGCATCGAAATTACATATGACAGTAACGAAACCTCTTATAAAGAATTATTAGATTACTTTTTCAGAATGCATGATCCAACAACTGTAGACAGACAGGGAAATGATAGAGGATCAAGTTACAGATCAGCTATATTTATTCAAAATGAAGAGGAAAAACAAATTGCAGATGAAGTGATTAACATTGTCGACCAGTCAGGCAAATGGTCGGGTAAAATTGTTACTACACTAGAGCCTTTTACTAAATTTTGGCCAGCTGAAGAATATCATCAGGACTATCTTATTAAACATCCAAATGGATATACATGTCATTTTGAAAGGTTTGGCACTTTCTTATAA
- a CDS encoding helix-turn-helix domain-containing protein: MECKPLEKEQHKKKMMAVQDSMDVLSGKWKISIISSICYYNKRRFSDILNDVVGISNKMLSKELKELEINKLITRTVLDTQPVTVQYELTEHGLTLKTIINNLTDWGIEHRKKIIEK; this comes from the coding sequence ATGGAGTGTAAACCACTTGAAAAAGAGCAACACAAAAAGAAAATGATGGCCGTTCAGGACTCGATGGATGTACTAAGTGGCAAATGGAAAATCTCTATTATATCTTCGATTTGTTATTATAACAAAAGACGATTTTCTGATATTTTGAATGATGTTGTAGGAATTTCAAATAAAATGCTCAGCAAGGAATTAAAAGAGCTTGAAATAAACAAATTGATCACACGAACAGTTTTGGATACTCAGCCTGTAACGGTTCAATATGAACTTACGGAACATGGTTTAACCCTGAAGACTATAATTAATAATTTGACAGATTGGGGCATTGAACACAGGAAAAAAATTATTGAGAAATAA
- a CDS encoding nuclear transport factor 2 family protein — protein METNKIDIDKSQILEVARRLTKLMIDKDISDRNKILDPDFTLTHITGYVQSKEEWFSEIESERMKYYSFQEVKTAVKVEGNKAIFVGQNLLDARIWGTRNNWCLQQTMLLEKRNEKWIIIKSTATTF, from the coding sequence ATGGAAACTAATAAAATTGATATTGATAAGTCACAAATTCTTGAAGTAGCACGTCGATTAACAAAATTGATGATTGACAAAGATATTTCTGACAGGAACAAGATTTTGGATCCGGATTTTACACTTACGCACATCACCGGATATGTACAGTCAAAAGAAGAATGGTTCTCGGAAATTGAAAGTGAGAGAATGAAGTACTATTCATTTCAAGAGGTGAAAACAGCAGTGAAAGTAGAAGGAAACAAAGCTATATTTGTTGGTCAGAATCTACTGGATGCCCGTATTTGGGGCACAAGAAATAATTGGTGTCTGCAGCAAACAATGCTTCTTGAAAAACGAAACGAAAAGTGGATTATTATTAAATCGACAGCAACAACATTTTAG